DNA sequence from the Capsicum annuum cultivar UCD-10X-F1 unplaced genomic scaffold, UCD10Xv1.1 ctg4799, whole genome shotgun sequence genome:
CAACAAgcttgtttcatccaatttttttatcagaaattttcttttgaaaaagaaaacatAGTGAATGCATTCGAAATTGTTGATTataaataattcatatataatatgtAAAGCTATCAACTAAGAGAAAACACACATTGAAATAGTAAGgtcaaatacaaaaacaaaacatgttattttggaAAAGTCAAgcgattatttttttttgaaaaaaaagtcaGGCACACACCAAAATATGACCATAAATTTAAGAATTCGGTTATAAGTAAAAAAACCCtctaaatttaactttttatatatttattatagtcaatatttaataaattaaagaaaaataaaaaaattattttatctattgcacagagttttaatgaaggacaaaaaattacaaaaataaaccttaacaaaaacaaaacattttatttttgtggaAAAGTACAGTATTGTaaccaaatacaaaaacaaaaccttttttgtttttttggaaaAGTATAGTaaccaaatacaaaaacaaaaacttgttatttgaaaaagTCAACTGCTGATttttattttggagaaaaaaaagtCACGCATACACCGAAATATTACCATAAGTTTAAGTctaaatttaatttgttttatctatttattatagttaatatttaatattattaattaaagaaaaaaatatgaaaagactattttgtctattgtaaagagttttaatgaagggtaaaaagttcaaatcacttttctaagggtcttcacatttttaatatattatagatacagATAATAATCATATCCTGTGACTTCCTtaacagactaccatacaatctacaaatattgataccacattagtctatcactataaaatggcaaaccATCCCCCAatcaatggttatacaactaaaacaatttatttatacaaaagtcaccctcactctggcttctaaccttgtgacttcatatcatcAACTTCTTGGcccatctcactaccaataggtcatgacactttaatgtatactactactcgggtagaaatatagttccaacattctactacacatcattacccttatgcatgatatctgcaacaagaattttgaaaggggactgaatacactttgtacctcaggctgaaaagcacgatctCATCAGGATAAAGGTATACAATccaatcaatacaccttgaagcactaatggacttcTCTCAAGTCTTTGTTCTATCTCATAActtttatggataactcaatcagagagaaccacCTCACTaggggagctagactcttagacttgtatcgcctcaacaatgaggcatggcccatgaaattagaacaaggaaggaattttggataactttcttatggacgaCGCTATAACACaaactaaagtatgaaagaataagaacaaCTCCTAAATGCTCGGTAGCCTCCTGATtgtaagtgtggtgcacaacacacccataagcaagactttactagacacgatttcacagacaccctgggaccatgaatcgtgctctgataccaagtttgtcatgaccaaaACTGAGGCcttggccatgacggacatcccaaaccgtaaaggcccgagagcccttctctaactggcaatcatatacacaattcatatactgTAAGGAAAATGCAGAAAAACATGACAAGACGGAAATGTGGTCATTCTTTTACttcaactaaaaaatacaaaaatgagttCATGAAACATTCAAAAACACCTAACACTAGTCTGCCAAATCTCTAACAACTCAAAAACACTACTATCAGAATACTGGGAAAAGGCCCCTAGTCGGATcataaaccaaaacaaaatatcaatgtcaaatcaacaaggccttctgaaataagggaggctTACCAACTGCAAACTTTGGATAACCCAATCTACTACTTAGCTGGACCCCGGGACTGTGTCTCAAATTCTGAAATATAGGGtctcaatacagatgtactgacacgcagaacaatccaaaataatgtatttatatataacataagtgagagtaattgataaaaatgttttacaaataatatctgaaaacacataggcacactttaaagactttaaaatatttctttgaatCCACGACTCACTCTTTATCGTACTTTTGAggtaggtggtacaccctacaagtctgatattccacgagcTATATAGAATCCTTCCttgactcagcggccaagcccccaacccaagtttgtcaCAAGGGTTGGTGTTTCTGAATATCTATTACGCCATAGGATCTTCGCCAGCGTACAATTCCTAATTTGCCTTAGAAACAGTTTAAAGGCAATGTATTATGAACTCATTTTGTTGAAAGTATGTATTTCTCATGAAATTTCtccataaacttgaattacttttatgTGTACACGGGTTATGATCTTTGAAAATTGATATGAAAGCATGACTTACGAAATTCCCTCTCTTATTGTGAAATCCATTGCCTTaacatgttgtgggttgttcaaATACATGATTAAAAGCTTGGGTCATAATTTTTACTATCCATGTTGAATTGGTATGGTTTTGTGTTTCAAGAGAGGGTAATTTCTTTACTTTCAAAATATTCATTTGTGTTAAATGGAAGACTTCATATAATTTATGTAAGAATTGGCCACCATATGTTTTAGTATGGAAAGAGAGTGTTTTGCATAAGGTTCATATGCTATTTAACATAAGAACTCTCATttgatgtttaaatcttttagGTGGTCATTAACTTGCTTTTGAATAAGAAGGGCTACGGATATGATgtggtatgatatgaatgacttgtaTGTTTGGGTATGATGATACTCTATTATGACATGCCTTTAacgaaataagaaaaaaactatttataagcatgaagtatgattttaagaggctaaaatttgggtttaaagagagttagatggttacccaaagatgACATGAGTTCAGCTAACTCAATgtccaaaatcgtgttttgctaACACGAGTTTTATTTTGCCCTGAATCAAGGGATTATACATTGGCGACTATTATGTGGCGTAGCAGAGATCAGAGACTTTagcccttgcggcaaacttgggcaGGGGGCTTGGTTGCCGAGTCAAGGACGGATTCCATATAGTTCATGTGATTttacaattgtagggtataccatctagTTCATAATTAAGTAACACCAAGTGTTAAGTCAATGTTTTACCAGAATGATTAAAGTTCTTcatattatgcccatgtattttcatttACCTTATACTAACTTGTTTTATGAAATGTTCTCACTTATGttatacaaaatatatgttagattttttaatttttcaacataCCAATACTTTTTCAAGTATTAACCCCCTCACCAAAGGCTCTCTGAGGCTCAGACCCGGGGTCCAGATCATCAGTAGATTATTTCCAGATTCTATCCAtatgtaatctcagtcagttttaTGGTCTGGCCGGGAGCCGTGTCCTGATTTAGTCAGACTAGTGTTTtcagttcagtagaggcttcgtagaccgGTGTAGAATGAATTTGGGTTTTCTTATGGATTGATGTCTTGAATTATTAAATTTGATTATGGCATTTTCATGCTTCAGTTATCTTTTGTACTTTATTTCTTTtgagttatgcttatgatagtatgctaagggggcCTCCCGGGCCTTCGTGGTTCGAGATGCCCGTCACGGTCAGGGCCTcgactcgggtcgtgacaataatcCACTATGTTCGAGTTGTAGTAATTCTATTTCTTGATTATGGCATAACATTTTTTGTATAATGCGATATTTCTCTACTAAGGGTGTGTTCGGTAGTtctgaagatttttttttaatgtttggtACATAAGCAAAAAGTAATATCCtgaaattatttgtatataatcTAGACATACTATGAGGGGTAGGGGCGGAAGGGTAAGAGTGCTGGCATTGGGAAGTTACGGAAATGAAGGGTGAAGAAGAGGTATGTTACAAGGTGAAAAAGCCACAATCAACATAAATGCCACTTCTGAAACATATTTTTGCCTATTTTCATTAGGTAgtgatttttatcatttttatgaaacttgtttttctagaaaaaatatttttcaaaaattttgacatACCGATCACATCCCTCTGAGTGTGTAATTCCAAGTTGAATTCCAACAAGTATTCATATAGTTTGCGTTAATTAATAGGAGAATTTATCTTAATTAATGCTTATAGTGCTAATGTAAACGCACTTAGCTTCAAATTTCGGCCCTTGTGCAATATAAACATCAAAGTTAGAAATTAAACAAAACGCATTCTCACATTACCTCAAAAAACTCTACTATTTTGACTAATATTTGTGCATTAGAATTATGCCAATATAAAACAAAGAATTTTGTTTCTCGTTAAAAATGCACTATAGTCTATAAGTTAAACAGTAAAATAGAGATAAAGATCCAATTGAACAAATAAAAGAATTTACGGAGAAGTTAAAAGAAAGTATTAACAACTACCAAACTGCCACCCTTTAAGTAAATCTACAACCTAAATAACCAAAAAACCAAAAGAGCAATGACTAAGCTAAGATTTGATCATGATTTACCATTGATGATGAGTGCAATAGTTCCTCATTTTTCTTCGAAAACTTGGTATTCTGAAGAGCGTGAGCCCTTTGTCAAAGCATTCATCCGAAATACTTGAAACGACTTTGCAACATTGTGTGGATGATGAAACTTTACCTTTGATAAATGAAGTGATCAAATCAGGTACACAACCATTCACCTTGATAGGAAGCATAGAGCAAGAAGTCGGTGGAACCGCATGTGGTGGCTGAGTTGGTGGTAGAGTCGTGTGCGGTGGCGAAATCACAGCATCATGGGACGGAGCCACTTGCGGTGGATGAGTTGGTGAAGTCATGTGCAATGGAGGAATACCATTATCAATTGGAAATGGAGCCACGTGAGTCGGTGGTGATGGTTTTATTGGGTGGTGTTTGTGACGAAGCCACCATCCAATTGAAGGTACATAGTATGGGCGATGATGATGCCACCACCATCGGGGTGGATGACGATGATGCCACCATGATAGAGTTGATGACGTACCAAACAACTTCTTGTTTTCTCTTTTGAGTTCCCTTGCCGTGGCAGTAATGATGCCCATGCAAACACTCAGCAATAGAAAAACACAAAAGAATATGCTCCTTCCCGACATGTTTCACAGAAAAATAATGGAGgagaatataaaatttataaactcaaatatttctctcttttttttttcacaatatgAATAGCtagaaacatgagaaaattgaagaaaagatactatttaagtcttgaatgaaggattggtgacattgaccaacttaaagggttaaacataattaggaaactttaTTAAGTTAatcatggacttgattaatatctttaaaactttctaatctttacaaatatacaaatcaacccactttcaaaaatacaaatcaactcacacccctctcctctccaaatcatcaaccgtctctctcctctctctctccctcaaccaacagttctgcaaaatttctcccttcaatccccggtGTCTTCAACCTTCGGCGAAAAATAGTTGggtgagttccttttcgactttcaaccgtcaatcgacatgacaacaacttcgagGTCTTCGccgtcccatttcttctttcacaggcaAAGgattatgtctttttagttatgaagaaaaaaagggacttgagccaacttatcttctagtattggttaacaatttcaatatttcttgcttaaatttgaaatgtggactgaagaaaactctaatttctggcatttcttctctactcttttcggtgtgaaatataattttttgctgttattgtagttcttgttgtcgaactgttgattagATTTGTTGGTGTCTATTGAGTATTTTTAAcgtttaattatttttgtttgtgttAGTACAAGCACAAAACAAcaatgtttgtgattttttgtcaccgttaatgttcttagtgtgtgtgtgttgtgttggtgttccTGGGTTGATTTGtcatttttcttggtaaaaatggtgtatttgatattaaacgattattttattattgttttattgaaCAAATACTGGTACTTTTTTTTGCAGCAGATgaattatttgatgcaacagatgaaccatttaatataacagatgaaaatctgatgcaacagataaatatttgtgcaacaaatgaaaatataatacaacagattaaaatttgatgcaacaataaaaatctgatgcaacagatgactcttctgtttggaagaaatctaaacaatattgaaaGTTGATAAAAGTTCGAACATATAACTCATTtgacaacagatgagtgatcggtttcaataggtgagtcatctatttttattatttccaatggatttctcatccgttgtaatagattggttatatgttgcaacagataagctacctggtgcaacaaaggAGTGATCTATTTCAACACATGGGTGAgcttttttaattatttccaatggattactcatccgttgcaacggattagttatatgttgcaacaggtagcatacctggtgcaacagactaggcatctattttaatagatgagtgatctatttttattattgcaataaattactcattcGTTATagtagataacctacctggtgtaacagatgagtgatctatttactatttccaacagattactgatccattgcaacaggttggttatatgttgcaatagataacctacctggtgcaatagaggcgtgatctatttcaacagatgagtgagcttttttattatttccaacggattactcatctattgtaacaggttggttatatgttgcaacaggtaacatacctagtgcaacaggccaggcatctatttcaatagatgagtgacctatttttattattgcaataaattactcatctattacaacaattatatattacaacagataacctacctgcgatctgttggaactattattttactattgtacatgttagatatattgttatccctttttaacgatgcattaatcaattttaatctattttatgttcttattatttttagattatatggctcctaaaaaaaattaaatcaagtccaagtaaaggaacaagtgaagcagctaggctacattcaccactcaatgagcttgctttacaagcgttatctcaatcaaaagtagaagataatgaatatggggaggaggaatgtttcaaaagagatgatccaattgctaatagcccttccaccaaagagttaatcaaaaccttcagcattgatagttattctgtgagaatgcagtgcgatggtgccacaaatttaacgggTGCTAtcatggttaagtcatccatgggaaaatcttttgatgactttagaaaaatacttcgagaacaaaattTGGgagcttatttcagggacaactactttggaaaatatcatgatttgctggaggacaataatgctcgactctaaatgaaaatggtatataatcttttcaagcgtaggtttatatatgaaaacaaagataagatggatgaggtgtggataaattactgtggcatgcctatttgttttggttgcagggagttttccatagttactggattaaaatattttcctctttctccttctcaagttatacctattctaacctaaaaaaaaagcaacccgcacacccaaaaaaggcaaagacaagtcggatgatcatgatgacctggtttcccttgttggtccaagcttcaaaaacataaatttgattgaagcgttgaaaggtaaaagactttcaaagaggCACAAGCAAtaattatgcttggtttggtttgtacataatattctttgggcgagagacgttaacaacaacattcTACTTGGTTTGATAAAGATCTCCGAGGATcctgaggcatttaacaactatccttggggttatgaaagcttcaaaatgactgtcaaatatttgttgactccgttaacgccaaggACAattaacttatatggctttccatgggctttcatggtaaatatttNNNNNNNNNNNNNNNNNNNNNNNNNNNNNNNNNNNNNNNNNNNNNNNNNNNNNNNNNNNNNNNNNNNNNNNNNNNNNNNNNNNNNNNNNNNNNNNNNNNNttcaataatgtttttgatttaaaggtattattttatagaattaggtatttgaattcatttcttattttagacaacaagtgaactactaagaagaagttttctgttcaagaatcctgagatggttgtcggtcaaaactgataaaaatacaaaatttcttgatctcttcagcCCACGAAGAAAGCAGTAAGTcaaattctaattaagtttttattttaattaattattttaatatatgtactgatcgattttagattatccatctgtgacttgttccgaccaatcgagaattgaagatgccattttttcttactttacggtctgtgtaAACTTTATCATACCCTAAGttcattgatagaataaagaaggaattttttggagcaacaaccttcacaagaaaaataattttggagggtgggcttgttgtagttgatgatggtagtggtagtggtgctgcttttggggctaatgatgctcctcttacagtttttgaaacaacaaaatattatgattatgataatactggttatacaaattttgctaCTTTTAGCGAATGTTcaacatgcaaatgtcaagactgcaaggcaaaacatgatggagtgattaattctattaatgcattaactacttctgtaaagtaAATGTCATCTAAAAGGGATTTTATTCCAGCAAAaaagatttcatatccatacactccactggagatcaaggtggctaagaggagatggaaagaaatttccaaggcatcatcaagcatcgaaaaaagtaaaattgcaactcctttgCCTTTGTCTTGTacctttgatcaatgtacaagagCCATAGGAGActagcatgagctgaagaaggtgaatgtatatcatctgttccaacaaacaaacaaacatatatttgtttcaacagatgatacatatgctgaaaattatcaaacatatatatatatatctattgtaactgtcgtctaacctattgcatcagatgcattatttgttgcaatatatgtttgTCTGTTTCAACAAATCAAACTTATCTtcgtactattttaatttataccaacagatgattcatatgtttcaatagatgggtcatctattcaaaattatcgtatAACTCTGTTTTACCTAttcaaatttgtcccaacagatgatccatctgatgcaacagatagataatctgttgcataTCTGTATTTGGCATTGATAATTTTAGTTATCCAGgtagatgtcacagtagaagctactgctatacagcataatatcacagttgataatccatcaactgcttttatggaagaagaaaaaatgaagccTGTTAGTTTGGGAGAacagaagaattacccatttgaagggttcaatatcTCAGACGATgttccaaaaaaactaacaaagttgatcaatgactattcagaatagaTTGCCGATAGGCTGTTAAAGCATTATgctggcaggtacataaatcatttttaaagatactgatttatacaattcttgttgtaagaacatgacattaacatacataaatcatgtagaaaataaaatgacaaacactacaaagtgaatgactagagttttagttttgatatgttcgactttgttgttgcacatcctgAAACGAAGGATTGGTTccatttgatgtcacagccctaaacttgctggaatgatgagatTTAAATGttatacatattactattaattaatactttatttaattgcatctgtgtattaattttactatcacataatataaaatatttgataatatgtgcagcacattgaTATCATTTTACTACCTTTGAAGAAGGCCAATTTgaaaatacaagaacaatacagatacatgacagataattatttgtacaaagtgtacatcaataatgcctatgataagTTTTGTCAGCAACAAATGAAAGTtttccaaaatgaggaatgcttaatcaacatcatcaaaggttttagcatttcagctggcttaccttggtatt
Encoded proteins:
- the LOC124892507 gene encoding uncharacterized protein LOC124892507 gives rise to the protein MSGRSIFFCVFLLLSVCMGIITATARELKRENKKLFGTSSTLSWWHHRHPPRWWWHHHRPYYVPSIGWWLRHKHHPIKPSPPTHVAPFPIDNGIPPLHMTSPTHPPQVAPSHDAVISPPHTTLPPTQPPHAVPPTSCSMLPIKVNGCVPDLITSFIKGKVSSSTQCCKVVSSISDECFDKGLTLFRIPSFRRKMRNYCTHHQ